In a genomic window of Jeotgalibacillus aurantiacus:
- the hemA gene encoding glutamyl-tRNA reductase → MHILVVGLNYKTAPVEIRERLSFQEADLSKAMTELQARKSILENVIVSTCNRTEIYAVVDQLHTGRYYIKQFLADWFQLDKEEFSPYLFIYEKDGAMEHLFKVSCGLDSMIVGETQILGQVRKSFLTSQENGATGTVFNELFKQAITLAKKAHAETDIASNAVSVSYAAVELAKKIFGDLNKKHVLILGAGKMGELAIQNLQGSGATKVTVINRTFEKAVALADKFSGSAKELRELQCALVEADILITSTGAKEALIDKEMMIHVERMRKGRPFFMVDIAVPRDLDPSINELDNVFLYDIDDLEGIVQANLEERKQAAEQIEIMVEETIVAFKEWLNMLGVVPVISALREKALAIQAETMESIERKMPSLTDRERKVLSKHTKSIINQLLKDPILQAKELAALPDGDEKLELFMKIFNLEDQVREAVQPVKSVEKTTSAVRQPELSLQP, encoded by the coding sequence ATGCACATTTTAGTTGTAGGATTGAATTACAAAACGGCCCCTGTAGAGATTAGAGAGCGTCTTTCTTTTCAGGAAGCGGATCTGAGTAAAGCAATGACGGAGCTCCAGGCGAGAAAGAGCATTCTGGAAAACGTCATTGTTTCAACGTGTAACCGTACGGAAATTTACGCAGTCGTAGATCAGCTTCATACAGGTCGTTATTATATAAAGCAGTTTCTTGCTGACTGGTTTCAGCTTGATAAAGAAGAATTCAGCCCTTATCTATTTATTTATGAAAAAGACGGTGCGATGGAGCACCTGTTTAAAGTAAGCTGCGGACTCGATTCTATGATCGTAGGAGAGACGCAGATTTTGGGACAGGTTCGTAAGAGCTTCCTTACTTCTCAGGAAAACGGCGCAACAGGTACTGTTTTTAATGAGTTGTTCAAGCAGGCGATTACCCTGGCTAAAAAAGCACATGCTGAAACGGATATTGCATCTAATGCGGTTTCGGTGTCATATGCTGCTGTTGAACTTGCCAAAAAGATTTTTGGTGATTTAAATAAAAAGCATGTCTTAATCCTTGGTGCGGGAAAAATGGGTGAGCTTGCGATTCAGAATCTGCAGGGAAGCGGCGCAACAAAAGTGACGGTGATTAACCGTACGTTTGAAAAAGCTGTAGCACTTGCGGATAAATTCTCAGGAAGTGCAAAAGAATTGCGTGAGCTTCAATGTGCGCTTGTTGAAGCCGATATTCTGATCACATCAACGGGTGCAAAAGAAGCCCTGATTGATAAAGAAATGATGATTCACGTTGAGCGAATGAGAAAGGGACGTCCTTTCTTTATGGTGGATATCGCAGTTCCGCGTGACCTTGATCCATCAATTAATGAACTCGACAACGTATTTCTTTATGACATTGATGATCTTGAAGGAATCGTTCAGGCGAATCTTGAAGAACGTAAACAGGCAGCCGAACAGATTGAAATCATGGTTGAAGAAACCATTGTTGCCTTCAAAGAGTGGCTTAACATGCTTGGTGTTGTTCCTGTCATTTCCGCTCTTCGTGAAAAAGCGCTGGCTATTCAGGCTGAGACAATGGAAAGCATCGAACGTAAGATGCCAAGTCTGACTGATCGTGAACGCAAAGTATTAAGCAAGCATACAAAGAGCATTATTAATCAGCTGCTGAAGGATCCGATTTTGCAGGCGAAAGAACTCGCCGCATTACCGGACGGTGACGAAAAACTTGAGCTGTTCATGAAAATCTTTAACCTGGAAGACCAGGTAAGAGAAGCTGTTCAGCCGGTTAAATCAGTTGAAAAAACAACGTCAGCGGTTCGTCAGCCGGAGCTGTCCTTACAGCCGTAA
- a CDS encoding valine--tRNA ligase: MTMNETTMPTKYDPKAIEEGRYEWWLKEKVFEAKSEADKTPYTIVIPPPNVTGKLHLGHAWDTALQDILTRMKRMQGYDVLWLPGMDHAGIATQAKVEQKLREQGTTRYDLGREKFLEESWKWKDEYAGHIREQWSKLGLGLDYSRERFTLDEGLSKAVQKVFVNLYEKGLIYRGEYIINWDPATKTALSDIEVIHKDVQGAFYHMRYPLTDGSGSIEIATTRPETMLGDTAVAVHPDDERYQHLIGKTVTLPIVGRDIPIVADDYVDMEFGSGAVKITPAHDPNDFEIGNRHDLERVLVMNEDGSMNDNAGKYKGMDRFECRKQIVKDLQESGVLFDIEDHLHSVGHSERSGAVVEPYLSTQWFVKMEPLAKQAIELQNQEDKVNFVPSRFENTYLRWMENIRDWCISRQLWWGHRIPAWYHKETGEIHVGEEAPADPENWEQDNDVLDTWFSSALWPFSTMGWPDEEAADYKRYYPTSALVTGYDIIAFWVSRMIFQGIEFTGGRPFKDVLIHGLVRDEEGRKMSKSLGNGVDPMDVIADYGADSLRYVLTTGSSPGQDLRFSMDKVESIWNFANKIWNASRFALMNMDGLKFEEIDLTGEKSVADKWILTRLNDTIENVTSLADRYEFGEVGRTLYNFIWDDFCSWYIEMAKLPLNGENEEAKKTTRSILAYVLDQTMRLLHPFMPFITEEIWQNLPHEGKSITEAAWPTVNEQFTDRAAEEEMKLLIDIIRSVRNIRAEVNTPMSNPIQLMIRTTSEETTDRLKKNEAYLERFCHPENLQIGTDIQSPDKAMTAVVTGAELFLPLEGLINLDEEIARLEKELDKWTKEVERVEKKLSNERFVSKAPEAVVNEEREKQKDYMSKQEAVKTRIAELKNN, from the coding sequence ATGACAATGAATGAGACAACGATGCCAACGAAATATGATCCGAAGGCAATAGAAGAGGGCCGTTATGAATGGTGGCTGAAAGAAAAAGTATTTGAGGCAAAGAGTGAGGCTGATAAAACGCCTTACACGATCGTCATTCCGCCGCCGAATGTAACAGGGAAGCTTCACCTTGGACATGCATGGGATACAGCGCTTCAGGATATTTTAACGCGTATGAAGCGGATGCAGGGATACGATGTTCTATGGCTTCCGGGAATGGACCACGCAGGGATTGCCACTCAGGCGAAAGTGGAGCAGAAGCTGCGTGAACAGGGAACAACGCGCTACGATCTTGGGCGTGAAAAATTCCTTGAAGAATCATGGAAGTGGAAGGATGAATATGCGGGTCATATTCGCGAGCAGTGGTCGAAGCTGGGACTTGGGCTCGATTATTCACGTGAACGTTTTACGCTTGACGAAGGCTTATCAAAAGCGGTTCAGAAAGTGTTTGTGAACCTTTATGAAAAAGGGCTGATCTACCGCGGTGAGTATATTATTAACTGGGATCCTGCGACTAAAACAGCGCTATCTGACATCGAGGTTATTCATAAAGATGTACAGGGTGCATTCTATCACATGCGCTATCCTTTAACGGACGGCAGCGGTTCGATTGAGATTGCGACAACCCGTCCTGAAACGATGCTTGGTGATACTGCGGTTGCGGTACACCCGGATGATGAGCGCTACCAGCACTTAATCGGAAAAACAGTTACGCTTCCAATCGTCGGCCGTGACATTCCGATTGTCGCTGATGACTATGTGGATATGGAATTTGGATCAGGAGCAGTAAAAATCACCCCTGCGCATGATCCAAATGACTTTGAAATCGGGAACCGTCATGATCTTGAACGTGTTCTGGTCATGAACGAAGATGGCAGCATGAATGACAATGCCGGAAAGTATAAAGGCATGGACCGTTTTGAATGCCGCAAGCAGATCGTCAAGGATCTTCAGGAATCTGGCGTTCTGTTTGACATTGAAGATCACCTTCACTCTGTTGGTCACTCGGAACGAAGCGGAGCGGTTGTTGAACCGTACCTTTCAACGCAGTGGTTTGTTAAGATGGAGCCGCTTGCCAAGCAGGCGATTGAGCTGCAAAATCAGGAGGATAAAGTAAACTTTGTTCCTTCACGATTTGAAAATACGTATTTGCGCTGGATGGAAAATATCCGTGACTGGTGTATTTCACGTCAGCTCTGGTGGGGGCACCGCATTCCTGCCTGGTACCATAAAGAAACGGGTGAGATTCACGTAGGGGAAGAAGCACCGGCGGACCCTGAGAACTGGGAGCAGGACAACGATGTGCTCGATACGTGGTTCTCATCTGCGCTGTGGCCGTTTTCAACAATGGGCTGGCCGGATGAAGAGGCAGCGGATTACAAACGCTACTATCCAACATCAGCTCTTGTAACCGGCTATGATATTATCGCGTTCTGGGTATCCCGCATGATTTTCCAGGGAATTGAATTTACAGGAGGCCGTCCATTTAAGGATGTACTGATTCACGGGCTTGTCCGGGATGAGGAAGGACGCAAAATGTCCAAGTCGCTCGGCAATGGAGTGGATCCGATGGATGTGATTGCTGATTACGGTGCAGATTCGCTTCGTTACGTACTGACAACCGGTTCATCACCTGGTCAGGATCTGCGATTCTCAATGGATAAGGTGGAGTCGATCTGGAACTTTGCCAATAAGATCTGGAATGCATCACGCTTCGCCCTGATGAATATGGACGGGCTGAAATTTGAAGAAATCGATCTTACCGGTGAGAAATCAGTGGCGGATAAATGGATTCTGACCCGTCTGAACGATACGATTGAAAATGTAACGAGTCTTGCTGACCGCTATGAATTCGGGGAAGTCGGACGTACGCTGTACAACTTTATCTGGGATGACTTCTGCAGCTGGTATATTGAAATGGCGAAGCTTCCATTAAACGGTGAAAATGAAGAGGCGAAGAAAACAACACGTTCCATCCTTGCTTACGTGCTGGACCAGACGATGAGATTGCTTCACCCATTCATGCCGTTTATCACAGAGGAAATCTGGCAGAACCTTCCTCACGAAGGGAAGTCCATTACAGAGGCTGCATGGCCGACGGTGAACGAACAGTTTACAGACCGTGCTGCTGAAGAAGAGATGAAGCTGCTGATTGACATTATCCGTTCCGTACGTAACATCAGAGCGGAAGTAAATACACCAATGAGTAATCCGATTCAGCTGATGATCCGTACGACTTCTGAAGAAACAACGGATAGACTGAAGAAAAATGAAGCTTATTTAGAACGCTTCTGTCATCCGGAAAATCTTCAGATCGGTACTGATATTCAATCACCGGACAAGGCGATGACGGCCGTTGTAACCGGGGCTGAACTGTTCCTTCCACTCGAAGGGCTGATCAATCTGGACGAAGAAATTGCCCGTCTGGAAAAGGAGCTTGATAAGTGGACAAAAGAAGTGGAACGTGTTGAGAAGAAGCTCAGCAACGAGCGCTTTGTCAGCAAAGCACCGGAAGCTGTCGTAAACGAAGAGCGTGAAAAACAAAAAGACTACATGTCTAAACAGGAAGCGGTCAAAACACGTATTGCAGAACTGAAAAATAACTGA
- the hemB gene encoding porphobilinogen synthase: protein MKELQFDRHRRLRSTDGMRAMVRETWLRPEDFIYPLFVVEGEGIRKEVPSMPGVYHVSLDGVMDEINQLTELGIPSVILFGVPKEKDAVGSQAYAEEGIVQQATRLIKEKAPEMVVVADTCLCQYTDHGHCGIVEGGKVLNDPTLDLLAKTAVSQAKAGADIIAPSNMMDGFVAAIRHGLDEAGFYDVPIMSYAVKYSSSFYGPFRDAAHSSPQFGDRKTYQMDPANRLEALREAESDVHEGADFLIVKPALSYLDIMRDVKDRFNQPVVAYNVSGEYSMIKAAAANGWINEKEIILEKLTSMKRAGADLIITYHAKEAAAWLQEK, encoded by the coding sequence ATGAAGGAACTTCAATTTGATCGTCACAGACGGTTGCGATCTACTGATGGAATGCGTGCAATGGTAAGGGAAACCTGGCTTCGTCCTGAGGATTTCATCTATCCTTTATTTGTTGTAGAGGGCGAAGGAATCAGAAAAGAGGTTCCATCTATGCCGGGTGTGTATCACGTTTCCTTAGATGGTGTAATGGATGAGATTAACCAGCTGACTGAGCTCGGCATTCCTTCCGTTATTTTGTTTGGCGTGCCAAAGGAAAAAGATGCAGTGGGCAGTCAGGCTTATGCTGAAGAGGGGATTGTTCAGCAGGCAACCCGTTTAATTAAAGAGAAGGCACCCGAAATGGTCGTTGTAGCAGATACGTGTCTCTGCCAGTATACAGATCACGGTCACTGCGGCATTGTAGAAGGTGGAAAAGTGCTGAACGATCCAACGCTTGATCTGCTTGCTAAAACGGCTGTCAGTCAGGCGAAAGCGGGAGCGGATATTATTGCCCCTTCCAATATGATGGACGGATTTGTCGCAGCGATTCGTCACGGTCTGGATGAAGCAGGTTTTTATGACGTGCCGATTATGAGTTATGCGGTAAAATATTCATCGAGCTTTTACGGACCGTTCCGTGATGCAGCGCACAGCTCACCACAATTCGGAGACCGTAAAACGTATCAGATGGACCCTGCGAACAGACTCGAAGCATTAAGAGAAGCAGAGTCCGATGTACATGAAGGCGCAGATTTTCTTATTGTAAAACCTGCACTTTCTTATCTGGACATCATGAGAGATGTGAAGGACCGTTTTAACCAGCCGGTCGTTGCCTATAATGTCAGCGGTGAGTATTCCATGATCAAAGCGGCAGCAGCAAACGGATGGATCAATGAAAAAGAAATCATTCTTGAAAAGCTGACGAGCATGAAGCGTGCAGGGGCAGACCTGATTATTACGTATCACGCAAAAGAAGCAGCTGCATGGCTTCAGGAGAAGTAA
- the hemC gene encoding hydroxymethylbilane synthase — protein sequence MRKIIVGSRRSKLAITQTKWVIEQLKQLEPGTEFEIKEIVTKGDQIQNVQLSKVGGKGLFVKEIEQAMYDHEIDMAVHSMKDMPAELPEGLVIGSIPVREDARDALISKNGEALAELPAGAIVGTSSLRRSAQILAKRPDLNIQWIRGNIDTRLKKLETENFDAIILAAAGLSRMGWSKDIVSEFLSTEDCLPAIGQGALSIECREDDAELRTLLDRFTDRETSATVTAERAFLHKMEGGCQVPIAGFAELSGDEVTLTALVASPDGQTVYKEVVSGTDPIEVGLSAAALMTEKGAKKLIDQVKEEQGE from the coding sequence ATGCGAAAAATTATTGTAGGTTCCAGAAGAAGTAAGCTGGCCATTACACAGACAAAATGGGTGATTGAGCAGCTTAAACAGCTAGAGCCGGGAACAGAATTTGAAATTAAAGAAATCGTGACAAAAGGAGACCAGATTCAGAATGTCCAGCTTTCAAAGGTAGGCGGGAAAGGTCTTTTTGTAAAAGAAATCGAGCAGGCGATGTATGATCACGAAATTGACATGGCTGTTCACAGTATGAAGGATATGCCTGCTGAGCTTCCCGAAGGATTGGTCATCGGCAGCATTCCTGTGCGTGAGGATGCACGCGATGCGCTGATTTCAAAAAACGGTGAAGCGTTGGCTGAGCTTCCTGCAGGAGCCATTGTGGGAACGAGCAGTCTCCGCCGCAGTGCTCAGATTCTGGCTAAAAGGCCGGATCTGAACATTCAGTGGATCCGTGGCAATATCGATACGCGCCTGAAAAAGCTTGAAACAGAAAACTTTGATGCGATCATTCTCGCAGCAGCGGGCCTTTCGAGAATGGGCTGGTCAAAAGATATCGTTTCTGAGTTTTTATCAACGGAAGATTGTCTGCCTGCGATCGGGCAGGGTGCACTATCGATCGAATGCCGTGAGGATGACGCTGAGCTCCGCACACTTCTGGACCGCTTTACTGATCGTGAAACGTCTGCCACCGTCACAGCTGAACGTGCTTTTCTTCATAAAATGGAAGGTGGCTGTCAGGTGCCGATTGCCGGTTTCGCAGAACTGTCAGGTGATGAAGTTACACTCACTGCACTTGTTGCCTCTCCGGATGGACAGACGGTTTACAAAGAAGTGGTTTCAGGAACGGATCCAATAGAAGTGGGGTTAAGTGCAGCAGCCCTGATGACTGAAAAAGGGGCGAAAAAGCTGATTGATCAGGTAAAAGAAGAACAGGGAGAGTAA
- a CDS encoding AbrB family transcriptional regulator: MNDMKVRFIVTLVIAAIAGWLFSILNIFLPWLLGPLMVMIILKNTVSYEFVWPDILRSIGLVVIGIQMGTSFTAEAVKLMGLNLPLMLVLTLLVTGFATVCAWFLARLTGYSFETAVLGGFPGGLSQMVLLSEEIKGADVSAVAFMQTIRILMVITVVPFLATYFFPGGLSSQMDSTVTLIPPIRDLIILGTGITLLILIMKKLHFPIPYMLGPLLAVTLFNVFIGNEFLVPDPLVAAAQIMLGTHLGLQMTGLRKLISVKPLAYVVTINLLLITFCIFLAWVMNQLFSFTLINTFLSAAPGGVAEMAITAYEVGADVSTVTSFHLFRIFFILFAAAPLTVYLLKRRKAF, from the coding sequence ATGAATGACATGAAGGTACGTTTTATTGTAACACTGGTGATCGCTGCGATAGCAGGATGGCTGTTTTCCATATTAAATATCTTTTTACCCTGGCTCCTTGGGCCCTTGATGGTCATGATCATCCTGAAGAACACAGTTTCTTATGAATTTGTCTGGCCGGATATCCTGCGGAGTATCGGGCTTGTTGTGATAGGGATTCAGATGGGTACTTCTTTTACAGCTGAGGCAGTAAAGCTGATGGGGCTCAATCTGCCGCTCATGCTTGTCCTGACATTGCTTGTAACCGGTTTTGCCACGGTATGTGCGTGGTTTTTAGCGAGGCTCACCGGTTATTCATTTGAAACGGCAGTACTTGGCGGTTTTCCGGGAGGACTTTCACAAATGGTGCTGCTGAGTGAGGAGATTAAGGGAGCAGATGTATCAGCGGTTGCTTTTATGCAGACGATCCGGATTCTGATGGTTATTACCGTAGTTCCGTTTCTTGCAACCTACTTTTTCCCCGGTGGTTTATCATCTCAGATGGATTCAACCGTTACGCTCATTCCCCCAATAAGAGACCTGATTATTCTTGGTACAGGAATTACGCTGCTGATCCTTATCATGAAAAAGCTGCATTTTCCCATTCCCTACATGCTCGGACCGCTGCTGGCAGTGACGCTGTTTAATGTTTTTATCGGAAATGAATTTCTTGTACCGGATCCGCTCGTGGCAGCTGCACAGATCATGCTCGGCACTCATTTGGGTCTTCAGATGACCGGCCTCAGAAAGCTGATCTCGGTCAAACCGCTGGCCTATGTTGTGACGATTAACCTGCTGCTCATTACATTTTGTATTTTCCTTGCCTGGGTGATGAATCAGCTGTTTTCTTTTACACTGATTAATACGTTTCTGAGCGCGGCTCCAGGTGGTGTGGCGGAGATGGCGATTACGGCTTATGAGGTCGGTGCGGATGTATCGACTGTGACAAGCTTTCACTTGTTCAGGATCTTTTTTATTTTATTTGCTGCAGCTCCGCTGACAGTTTATCTTCTTAAAAGAAGAAAAGCGTTCTGA
- the hemL gene encoding glutamate-1-semialdehyde 2,1-aminomutase: MRSYSNSKEAFETASALMPGGVNSPVRAFKSVNMDPIFMEKGKGSKIYDIDGNEYIDYVLSWGPLILGHADDHVVSEIQKTALSGTSFGAPSLSENKLAQLVIDRVPSIEKVRMVSSGTEATMSALRLARGYTGRDKIVKFEGCYHGHGDSLLIKAGSGVATLGLPDSPGVPASVAQNTITVPYNDFESIQYVFKEYGHEIAGVIVEPVAGNMGVVPPVEGYLEELRSLTEQHGSLLIFDEVMTGFRVGFNCAQGHLGVTPDLTCLGKVIGGGLPVGAFGGKKEIMDHIAPAGPIYQAGTLSGNPLAMAAGYATLSQLTEESYDHFIKVGDQLEEGFTRLGEQYGIPHSVNRAGSMLGFFFTNEKVINFETAKSSDLNMFGEFYRLMAENGVFLPPSQFEGWFLSTVHSDEDVAKTLEAVEAAFKQLSTK, encoded by the coding sequence ATGCGTTCATATTCGAATTCAAAGGAAGCTTTTGAGACAGCTTCAGCATTAATGCCGGGCGGTGTGAACAGTCCGGTCCGTGCATTTAAATCGGTCAATATGGATCCGATTTTCATGGAAAAAGGTAAAGGGTCAAAAATATACGATATAGATGGCAATGAATATATTGATTATGTGCTGTCATGGGGCCCGTTAATTTTAGGTCACGCAGACGATCACGTAGTCAGTGAAATTCAAAAAACGGCTTTATCCGGTACAAGCTTTGGTGCGCCAAGCTTGTCTGAAAACAAGCTGGCACAGCTCGTTATTGACCGTGTACCTTCCATTGAAAAAGTAAGAATGGTGTCATCGGGTACGGAAGCGACGATGAGTGCACTTCGTCTTGCACGTGGATATACGGGGAGAGATAAAATCGTCAAATTTGAAGGATGCTACCACGGTCACGGTGACAGCCTCCTGATTAAGGCAGGATCCGGTGTTGCGACACTCGGTTTACCTGATTCACCAGGCGTTCCGGCAAGCGTCGCGCAAAACACGATCACGGTTCCGTATAATGATTTCGAATCCATTCAATATGTATTTAAAGAATATGGTCATGAAATTGCAGGGGTCATTGTAGAACCGGTTGCAGGTAATATGGGCGTTGTTCCTCCGGTTGAAGGTTATCTGGAAGAACTGCGCAGCCTCACTGAACAGCACGGCTCACTCCTGATCTTTGATGAAGTCATGACCGGTTTCCGTGTCGGGTTCAATTGTGCCCAGGGTCATCTTGGTGTGACACCGGATCTGACGTGTCTTGGTAAAGTAATCGGCGGAGGACTTCCAGTAGGTGCTTTCGGCGGTAAAAAGGAAATTATGGACCACATTGCTCCGGCAGGACCGATTTATCAGGCAGGTACCCTTTCAGGGAACCCGCTTGCGATGGCTGCAGGTTATGCAACGTTGTCTCAGCTGACAGAAGAAAGCTATGACCATTTTATTAAAGTGGGAGATCAGCTGGAAGAAGGCTTTACAAGACTTGGTGAGCAGTATGGCATTCCGCATTCTGTTAACCGTGCAGGTTCAATGTTAGGTTTCTTCTTTACAAATGAGAAAGTCATTAACTTTGAAACGGCAAAATCATCCGACTTGAATATGTTCGGTGAGTTCTATCGTCTGATGGCGGAAAATGGTGTATTTCTTCCACCTTCCCAGTTTGAAGGCTGGTTCCTGTCCACTGTTCATTCTGATGAAGATGTAGCGAAAACACTTGAGGCAGTAGAAGCAGCATTTAAGCAGCTGTCAACAAAATAA
- a CDS encoding uroporphyrinogen-III synthase yields MTGSLLNRTILLTRPLDQAKRDQVMIEELGGTALILPMIETRALHDSDGQSFIHQLGTFDWVILTSRNAAKYFLDRLTEADTVSELRLCKVGAVGQKTAAFLYDHGIEADFVPSSFKGADFIKEFPADEVKGLNMLYPQGNIARGEIAAAFEKEGATCKVWTLYETFKPDIDTEKLSSITQVDVVTFASPSAVRHFVESAEKAGAPILTRMKEGRCKIASIGPTTSAELFKRGLPVHMEPADYTIKAMIEKIAACME; encoded by the coding sequence ATGACAGGCTCCCTTTTAAACAGAACCATTCTGCTGACACGTCCGCTTGATCAGGCGAAAAGGGATCAGGTCATGATTGAAGAACTGGGAGGAACTGCGTTGATTCTCCCTATGATCGAAACAAGAGCTTTGCATGACAGTGATGGACAGTCTTTTATTCATCAGCTTGGCACATTTGACTGGGTGATTCTGACCAGCAGGAATGCAGCGAAGTACTTCCTTGACCGGCTGACAGAAGCAGATACTGTATCTGAGTTACGGTTATGTAAAGTAGGAGCAGTTGGTCAAAAAACAGCTGCTTTTCTTTATGATCACGGGATAGAAGCTGACTTTGTTCCGTCGAGCTTCAAGGGTGCTGACTTTATTAAAGAATTTCCGGCTGATGAGGTGAAGGGATTGAACATGCTCTATCCCCAGGGGAATATTGCACGGGGTGAAATTGCTGCTGCTTTTGAGAAGGAAGGGGCAACCTGTAAAGTCTGGACGCTATACGAAACGTTCAAGCCAGACATTGACACAGAAAAGCTGTCGTCCATCACTCAAGTGGATGTTGTCACTTTTGCCAGTCCTTCAGCAGTGAGGCATTTTGTAGAAAGTGCAGAAAAAGCTGGTGCGCCGATTTTAACGCGTATGAAGGAAGGTCGCTGTAAAATTGCTAGTATTGGGCCAACGACATCCGCAGAACTATTCAAAAGAGGTCTGCCTGTACATATGGAACCGGCAGACTATACAATAAAAGCGATGATAGAAAAAATAGCAGCGTGTATGGAATAA
- the yihA gene encoding ribosome biogenesis GTP-binding protein YihA/YsxC, translating into MKITQSEIVISAVKPEQYPEGGLPEFALAGRSNVGKSSFINKMINRKALARISSKPGKTQTLNFYLLNEALYFVDVPGYGYAKVSKTERAAWGKMIETYMTGREPLKAVIMIVDLRHPPTNDDIMMYEFLKHFGIPCLIVATKADKIPKGKWQKHLSVTRKTLEIEPGDELIMFSSETGLGKDEAWKFIERKMKDK; encoded by the coding sequence ATGAAAATTACACAATCAGAAATCGTGATCAGTGCGGTGAAACCAGAGCAGTATCCGGAAGGTGGACTTCCGGAATTTGCTCTGGCTGGCCGTTCTAACGTCGGTAAATCATCATTTATCAACAAGATGATTAACCGTAAAGCACTGGCGCGTATTTCATCAAAACCGGGTAAAACCCAGACTTTAAACTTTTATCTTCTCAATGAAGCACTCTATTTTGTCGATGTGCCGGGCTACGGCTATGCCAAAGTTTCAAAAACTGAACGTGCTGCATGGGGCAAGATGATCGAAACATACATGACAGGAAGAGAACCGCTCAAAGCCGTCATCATGATCGTCGACCTCCGTCATCCGCCGACAAACGATGACATCATGATGTACGAATTCCTAAAGCACTTCGGAATTCCATGCCTGATCGTCGCAACAAAAGCGGATAAAATCCCTAAAGGCAAATGGCAAAAACACCTGAGCGTCACAAGAAAAACACTCGAAATCGAACCGGGAGACGAACTCATCATGTTCTCCTCAGAAACCGGCCTCGGCAAAGACGAAGCATGGAAATTCATCGAACGCAAAATGAAAGATAAGTAG
- a CDS encoding cytochrome c biogenesis protein: MFELSMTRLHEVMLILYAVSVLLYFMDYLQKDQKANRLAFWLLTIVWVLQTIFLFLYMMRTGRFPVLTLFEGIYFYAWVLVTLSLAINRVMRVDFTVFFVNVIGFTFMAIHTFAPVQASTNAAAERLMSELLLIHITIAIVSYAAFSVSVVFSILYLLQYRLLKKKKWGQKLQRITDLSKLEKGSVILNIIGFPLLLLSLILGVQWAVISLPYMIWYDVKIIGSFLLLGIYGVFLYRRFGRGESGRTLAIFNTMAFLCLIINFLLGSRLSSFHFWYS, from the coding sequence ATGTTTGAACTGTCCATGACCCGCCTTCATGAAGTCATGCTCATCCTTTATGCGGTGAGCGTGCTGTTATACTTTATGGATTATCTGCAAAAAGACCAGAAGGCTAACCGTTTAGCCTTCTGGCTTTTAACGATTGTTTGGGTTCTTCAAACAATCTTTTTATTTTTATATATGATGAGAACAGGCAGATTTCCTGTTTTAACCTTATTTGAAGGCATCTATTTTTACGCATGGGTGTTAGTCACACTGTCATTAGCGATTAATCGTGTAATGCGTGTAGACTTCACCGTTTTTTTTGTCAACGTCATCGGCTTTACCTTTATGGCGATCCATACTTTTGCACCGGTTCAGGCATCCACCAATGCGGCGGCTGAGCGTCTGATGTCGGAGCTTTTACTGATTCATATTACGATCGCGATTGTTTCCTACGCAGCATTTTCGGTATCTGTCGTTTTCTCCATTTTATATTTGCTGCAGTACAGATTGCTGAAAAAGAAAAAGTGGGGACAGAAGCTTCAGAGAATTACAGATTTATCAAAGCTTGAAAAAGGCTCAGTGATATTAAACATTATCGGATTCCCGCTCTTACTTTTGAGCCTGATACTTGGGGTTCAGTGGGCGGTCATTTCGCTACCTTATATGATCTGGTATGATGTGAAGATTATCGGGTCGTTCTTACTGCTCGGCATATATGGTGTCTTTTTATACCGGAGATTTGGCAGAGGGGAATCCGGCAGAACGCTTGCCATTTTTAACACGATGGCTTTTCTCTGTCTGATTATTAACTTCCTGCTTGGAAGCAGGTTATCGTCCTTCCATTTCTGGTATTCTTAA